GAGGACCAAGCAAAGACTTTATTTGCTAAAATCCCTAGCATTGCAGCTAACATCAAACGTAAATTAGGGGCAACTGGTTTGAATATGCTACAAAATAATGAAGCGATAGCTGGTCAAACAGTCTTTCATGCCCATGTCCACTTGATCCCGCGCTATAGCTCGGACGATGGTTTTAAGGCAAGTTTTACAGAACACACGTTAGACTTGAAAGCTATCCAAGATAGCTTAATTTAACCCCAACCCCTTGTTAGCACGTGATAAATTAAGGAGATACTATGGGACTTATCAATTATTTCAAAGATCTGCATGCTATCGGTAGAGAATTCGTCTCTGAAAGCCAAGAGGTCAAAAAACATCTGGACGACGTTAAAATCGAATTAGCCTATGCTGAATTAGTTGCACTCGATATCCAAAAAGACATCAAAACCTACCAGTTTCAAGTCCAACCAAGAATTGAGGCGATTCAAACCCTTTCGGATAAGATAAACAAAGAGATCTCAACCTGATTGAGGTCTTTTTTGATGTTTAATAAAGAATCAGACATAAAAAAAGGGACAGGTTTGTGTGCCTCAAGCCTCATCATCCAAAAGTTTATAGATCATGGATCTCATCAAAATTTTATTTATCTAATCCATTAGTTAATTATTAATGTTATAATAGCGTGTTATATAAACCTGATACTGACACCTAAACTTGAGGAGACGACACATGCTAAAAACCTTAAAACGAGAAGTAATTACACCTAAACCAGCTCATAGAAAATGGCAGTTACTAGGTATGATGTCTATCATACTTGTAGCATTCGCCCTTTCATCAGAGCACGCTGGCGCGAAAACTAAGTCTAAACCTAGTAAGCCTGCAACTGTCGTTCAAATTGTCGCTAAGGAAGAGATACTACCAAAGCTGATAACCTATACAACAGAGAAGTCCCCTGGCCCAACTGAGAACTATTATTGGGAAAATGGTCCTGCTCAATTATCTGACTTTGAGACATTAAAGACAGGAGAAAGCAAGTTTTCAGCTGATGATAAGGGCCGATCTAGTAGTACACGCGCCATTTTAACTTATGAGCAGTATCAAGCTTCAAAAGGTGCGCGTCAAGGAAAACCTTTGGATCCTCCAAATTGGCCAGCCACAAACCCAAAAGTTGCGATTAGGTTTTCATTGACTGGCAAAACGTATCATGGGTACCAGTTTAATCGCAGTCATTCTATCGCCGATAGTTTACTTGGCAAAGCAGCTTACACCTCAAACTATAATTTTACGACTGGTACAAGAACTCAAAATGTTGGTGCAAATCAAGATGGCGGCATGAGGTACGCTGAAGCACTTGTAGAGAAGTATTGGCGTTCTCATAAAAAAACAAAGTCAACTGTCAGCTATCAAACCACGCCAATATATCAAGAAAGCGAAACGGTACCTCGTGGATCTGTCGTTGATATCAAGTCATCTGATGGTAAACTGAATACTGAGATTGTTGTGATTAATAGCGCTGAAGGATTAAGTATCGACTATCAAGCTACTAGTCCAGTTGCACCAGTAACGGCCCCTGAAGCACCTAGTCCGGCAAATGCCCAACCTGAACCTACGCCTACACCTGATCCTACCCCAGCGCCCGAACCAGTTGCACCAGCTGCTGTTCCTGATACAGCTTATACAGTAAATGGACAATGGTCACTCGCTGCTCCTGGTATGGTCTTTATATCAAATACGACTAAATACTACAGTCAAGTAACTAATCCAGCTAACTATAGATATGTTCCCCAATCAGAAGCTGATGCTTCTGGCGCCTCTCGTGCAGCTCGCGGTAATCAATATGCGAGACCCTAACGGCTTGTAGCCATCTATCCACTGAATTTCCTTTTATACACTTAATTTTTTAAATGTAACTGACTATTAAAGTGCTAGGCCATATTGAAGATATGGTGCCGGATTCACAAGTCAAAAAAATAGCCACTGTGACATGCTACATCATTTAATACTAAAAAACCGGATGAATTTAATTTCAAATTCATCCGTTTTTTTTATTGTTAAGCTATCTGTCATTATTTTATGACGTATAACTAGTAGACGACATAAATGATAGTGACTGACATATGTCGATCTATGGCTTAATATCACCGTAAGCACCTTTAAAACTCTTATTTTTTTCTAAATCCAGATCATATTCTTGAAAAAACTAATTGCATTAGTTAAAGTACAATTATAGTTAGTCTGGAGGACAGATATGAAATATACAACCTATAAATCACTTTATCAACTAACTGCTTTTTCCCAATTATTCCCAATTAATGCTTACATTTTTGAGGAACAAGCATCTTTAACAGTCATTGATGTTGGCTTAAACGTTTTTGTAAAGCACATAAAAAAACTAGCTAGAAAATTGGATAAGCCAGTTAAATTTATTATACTGACTCATCCGCATCTTGACCATATTGCTGGTCTTGATTTATTAAAAAAGCAGTTCCCAGAAGCTAAGATCGTTTTTTCAAAACGTGATACTAGATTATTAAACGGCGATTTTTCTTTAGATCCATCTGAATTTCAAGGCAAGATAAGAGGCGGGTTTAAAGAGGTTGAAACTAGACCTGATATCATGGTCGATGAGCATGATGAAATTGGCAGTTTAAAGGTCATTAATACACCAGGACATACGCCTGGATCTATTAGTCTTTATAACTCGAGTCATAAAATAATCATTACTGGGGACGCCTTTCAAACAAAAGGTGGGCTTGCAATTGCTGGAGACAAACGAAAATTCTTTCCTTTTCCTGCATTTGCAACCTGGAGTAAACAAACTGCTTTACAAAGTGCTGAAAAAATAGCGCATCTACAAATTGACTGTTTAGCCACAGGACATGGCAAATTACTCATGAATCCTGACTTTAAACCTGCGATTAAGAGATTGGATAATCAAATAAGTGAAGAAAAAAATTGATAAAGAGAAAATTATACATACTACCATAGCCTTAGCAACTAAACAAGGCCTGTTAAATGTCAGTCTAAATGACATTGCTGCTAATCTTGGGATCAAAACGCCCTCTTTATATAATCATATTTCTGGTATTGAAGACTTGTATGGCCAGTTGGGGATATATAGTTTAGACTTACTTGAAAAAGAAGTGGTTCAGTCAGTTTTAGGTTTTTCAAAGCATGATGCACTAATCAGAATCGCAAATACCTATGTCACATTTGCGATACAAAATCCTGTACTCTATCACGCAATTGAAAATCCATACTTAAAGAACACTCCAGACATTTCAAAGGCAAAAGAAGCGATTGTCCTCATTATCCAATCTGTGCTAAAAGTTTATAATTTTACAATTGAAAAAGAAAAAAAATAATCAGAGTGTTAAGAAGTTATTTACATGGATTTGCTTCCTTATATATAGCAGATTTATTTAATATCAAGACAGTAGATGCGGACGAAAGTTTTGATTTAGGCCTTGATGCACTCTTATCGGGACTTGGACTTGATTGACTTAAATCATTAGGATAACTTTCACTACCGGACACTAATATCATCAGATTTCACTCTAGCCGAAACTTATAGAAATTACAGAAAAAATATGGCGTGATTTAAATTAAATCATGCCATATTTTTATACGTTTTCTTCTCAACATAAGTCATAATAAATCACTATCATTTTTCAATAGCAGACCCAAAAACAGTCCCAGTTTTTATAGGGCATGTCTTATTAAATGCATTTACCAGGCAGAAAATTACCTATTGTCAACTCGCCTCAAATGACTCTAGCATACTAGTCATCGTATCGCTATTTTTTTCAAAAAATGAAGGAAATGCTATGCTGACAACAACGACATAATCCGTTTCTGTTTCTAAGAAATAGTATCTAGAACTAACTTTGACACCTTCAGAAACAAGTGGTACTATGTATGTTTCACCTTGATAACGTGTCGTTTGAAAAGGTTTCTTTTCAATTTCCTCTGTTTTAACAGTGATGTCATCTGAAGAAATAAAGTCACTGCTCACTAAGTCTTTAAATGCAGAGAAACTTTCCAGATTTACTTTCTTTAGTCCAAAAACCATTAGACCTTCTGATTCATCGTTATTCCCAACACGCAAAGAAACACCATCCTCAAGTGCAAGATCCTGCCATTCCTTTAACACATCTATGTGATACTTATCTCCATCAATTTCAAAGGTTTTTCCAACTAATTCGTCCTTTTTTGGTGCAGACGACTCTGGAGTTTTTACAGGGTCTTTCTTTTTGGATGATTGTACCTTATCTGTCTGTTGAGGACTTTTTGATTTTTCTACCTTGTCCTTAGTATTTGCTGCACAACCGGATAACACTAAAAGCAAACCAAACACCATAACTATTTTTTTCATAAATACTCCTTAAAAAATCTTCTACATCATACGAAGATGTATAATTAAAATTATCGATAATTTAATTATACCACAAAACAAACATTTCATATGATATTAGGTATTTTTATGGTCTGATTCCCAATCCAAATTCTGGCTTCTCATCCGCTTTTTTCAACATATCGTCATCATCTGATTATTAGCGACTATTTACTCTAATCTACCATTGAAACGACTTGCTTAAATCATAACCACACGATACCTTACTTACAGAAAACAGTTGCTAAATTTGATATAATAAAGTCATCGGAGGGGTTATATGAAAAAAATTTTAAGCTTGTCTGTAGCAGTTTTAAGCATTGCACTTCTCAGTGCCTGCTCAAATGCAAATCAGAACAAAAAGAAAAGTGTTTCTAGTTCATCATCAAAAATAGCGCGTAAATCTACCCCATCTAATTCTGAGAATCTAAGTCCCTCTAAAGAGGAAACTGGTAAGTCAGAAGAAACTAGTAAAACAGAGGAGACTAGTAAGACAGAAGAACAAAAAACTGCTTCACCTTTATCCGGTTATAGCGATGAGCAAGTCGAGTATGCACGTGTAACCGAGACAATTATTGCTTATTATCAATATAGTTATCAACCAGTTACGATTAGCGTGACTAAACACGCTGCAAATCATCAGGTATTTCCTTATAAGGGTTCTGTAGTCGTTCCACAGGACACTGTTACTTTGACATTTAGTTCTGATAATACAATGGCTGGAACAACGAATATTACTTACAGTTCTAATCATGATGGGACTATCAACTTTTATAGAGACCCTAATCATTATCAAGATGAAAGGTATCTCACAGATCCTACTTGGGTTAAAGAGGAATCTCAAAAATTACTTGATAGTGTCAAAACAATCCAAATTCCTATTACGTTTGATAGTCAAGCTGCTCAAATTATTTCCAAGATTCAAGTAAAATAAAATAGAGGACTAAATTTGCGATAAGTTATGACTTTTGTTATCAATCGTGTTTCAGAGAAATTTTCTATTACGTTTTTAAAAACGGGCACAAAGTTGTGTCTTTTTTGTATCTTATCCTTTTGTTCTTGGGTCTCACAGGAGCCAAAAACGATATGAAGCTATAAATCAGAACAAAACAAAAAGCCCTAAATAATGGGCTTTTAGTAACTTATAAGAAGTTATAGATAGTATTAGTGGAGCCGAGGGGAGTCGAACCCCTGTCCAAATGCCTTGCTATATCAGCGTCTACAATCATAGGGACTGTCTAAATTTAACAAGCTGACGAGACAAATCCTCGAACAAAGTCAGCTTGCGATTCTCTTAATCTCTTCTTTGATGTCAAGACGCCATCAAATCGTATCCTACTAAATTAGGCCATCAAGTCGTCATAGGCGAACGAAAGTCAGGCACGCAGGCTGTGGTTTAGGCAGCTAAAGCGTAAGTTTGTGTATTTTTAGCAGTTATATTTTTCTGCGACGGTTTATAGTGACGTCTCACTAATCGCAGCTCATACGCGACAACACCTGTCGAATCCAGAACGACCCCAAATGCTAATGTGATCAAATTACCACAGCAAATGTTCAAAAGGTCTAGCAAGCGACCTCTTGAAGCTCCATTATAACATCAAATATCGACTTCTACAAGTTTTTTGTCACCCTTGATAAGTGTCAATTGTCCATGGAACTGGTCTGTTAGTCCTGCCACCAAAGACGGCATCCGGTCTGTATCGCAAAAACTCGTCAGCTTGACCTTATCGGTAAATACTGAATCCGAGATGGTGAGCCCCTCAGAGCTCAAGTATCTGGAAACATTGTCAAATAAGCTATAGTCCATCTCTAATCTCAGCTGGGTTTGCTCAACTATTTTCACAAGACCGACAGCATCTATCGCATGATTCACACTGCCTGCATAAGCACGTATTAACCCACCTGCGCCAAGTTTAATGCCACCAAAATAACGAGTGACGACTGCAACTACATTGATGATTTCTCTTTTTTTTAGGATATCAAGCATTGGCATACCTGCTGTACCTGATGGTTCACCATCATCCGATGTGCGCTGTATCTCTTGTTGGTCACCAATCGTAAAGGCCGATACATTATGATTGGCCTTATGATGCTGTTTTTTGACAGATGTGATAAAATCACGCGCTTCTGCTTCACTATAGACACGCTTTAGTTGGCAAATAAAACGCGATTTCTTAATCTCTTCTTCAAAGATAAAATCTGATTTAATCGTTGTATTCATCTCAGGGTTTCTTTCTAACATTTTTTAACTAGACGATTGCCTTCTCTTTATTGTAACATTTCTACGAAAACGACGTATATAGCGGTATGGAAAACTTATTTGGCCGACTACTCACTCAGCAAGAACTGGGTCCTGATATGTCCCTTTTACCACAGGATGTCACCCAGTTTGCTGGGATGGCAATAGCAGGAAAGAGCGTCATCTGTAAGCGGTGTGGTACTGCATCCTCTTGCCAAACAGTCCGACTTGAAATTCCGGCCTATTTTTGTCCTGAATGTCTGCAACTAGGTCGCGTTAGGTCCGATGAATTTCTCTATCACTTACCGCAACAGCCTTTCCCAAGGATAGACGCATTACTTTGGACTGGTACACTGACGCCTTATCAAGCAGACATCTCTAAGCAACTCGTACAGGCAGTGGATCAAAAAAAGCAAATTCTGGTTCATGCGGTAACGGGTGCTGGTAAAACAGAGATGATTTATGCGGCGATTAGTAGAAGTATTGCTAGTGGTGGTGCTGTTTGTATCGCAACACCTAGAACTGACGTCGCTCGCGAACTATATATGCGTTTATCTAAAGATTTTGCTGTCTCTATCTCGCTCCTACATGCCGATAGTCCCCCTTACTTTCGCACACCACTTGTTATTTCTACAACACACCAGCTTCTCCGATTTAAAGAGGCATTTGATTTATTGATCATCGACGAAGTAGATGCCTTTCCTTTTGCTGATAACCCTGCACTATACTACGCAGCTAAACATGCACAAAAAACAGCGGCTACTCTAGTTTATCTGACAGCTACCTCTACTGATACCCTAGACAAACACGTCAGCTCAGGCCTATTAAAACGAATTACCTTATCTCGTCGCTTTCACGGCCACCCACTCGTTGTTCCCAAACCAATTTTTAGCTATCCGGAAAAAATCATCTATCGGCATATCCAAAAACAGCGCAAATCCGGATTCCCCTTATTACTATTTGCACCTGTCATTCGGTTTGGCCAATCATTTACAGCCCAGTTAAGCAAGCTTTTTCCCCACGAGAAGATAGGGTTTGTTGCATCGACTACTGAAAATCGCTCTGAGATCATCTCCCAGTTTCGCGAAGGTGAGTTAACGATTCTAGTTTCTACCACCATATTAGAACGCGGGGTCACTTTTCCGAAAGTTGATGTCTTTGTACTCGAAAGTCAGCACAGACTCTTTACAGCCTCTAGTCTGATACAGATTGCTGGACGTGCTGGACGAAGTATTGAGCGGCCGACTGGTCTTGTCTATTTTTTTCATAATGGCCTAACAAAGCAGATGACCCGTGCTATTTCTGATATTTGCAAGATGAATCGACTTGGTGGTTTCTCATGAACAGCTGTCTTTTATGTGCCACGCCCACTCGGGTTAGGCTTTCTTTTTCAGATGTTTTTTTGTCTAGGCAGACCCAACAAGTAATTTGTCAATCCTGTTTTATGCAGTTTGAGTACATCTCGGATAGACATTGTGAGGTCTGCTATAAGCCTTCCATATCAGGAGTTTGCCAGGATTGCAAGCGCATTAAAAACCCAGTCATGCACCATGCCATTTTTCATTATAATGACTTTGCTAAAACTTATTTTAAGCAATACAAATTTAATGGAGACTTTAGGTTAAAAGCAGCTTTTAATCAGATACTACGCGTTAACCTAAAAGGACAACAAATTATCCCTATTCCAGTTTCAGCAGAAAGATTGCAAAGTCGTGGCTTTAATCAAGTCACTGGCTTTTTATCCAGCGCCAACCTACCCTATCTAGCCTTACTAAGTAAAATAGAGACCGAGCATCAGTCACATAAGACAAGAGTAGCCCGATTATCCACAGATAATCCCTTCAGACTTAACACGCCATCGAAGCTACCAGACAGTGTCTTGATTTTTGATGATATTTACACGACAGGTACGACACTTAAGCATGCCATTGATATCATAAAAAACGCAGGTTGCCCCCGCGTTTCTACCTTTTCATTATTTCGTTAACCTTAGAAAATTAATGCCCAGATTTTAGGCAAAAAGATGAATAGGCCGACAATCACAGCAAAACAAGAAATAAATAGCACTGCACCAGCTGCCATATCCTTGGCATTTTTTGCTAACATCGAGAAATGATACTCACTAGCTAAATCAACAACATTTTCAATCGCAGAATTGATGATTTCTGCAAAAATGACTAAAAAGATAGCCAGTAGTAAAAATAGCCAGTCTACCTTAGAAATGTGAAAAACAGCACCTAAAATCATCGCGACTAGTGCACTAACTGCATGCTTACGTAGGTTACGTTCCTCACGGAAGGCTGTGATAATACCAGTTAAGGCAAACTCGAGCGACGCAAAGACAGTCTGGTTTTTCCATTTTTTTTCGGGTTGTTTATCTCGTAAGGCCATAAGCAGTCAAAATCTCTTCCTGGAGAGCGAACATTACTTTTTCCTCTTCTTCGATCATGTGATCATAGCCATTGATATGAAGAAAGCCATGGACTGCTAGAAAACCCATTTCTCTTTCATAACTGTGAGCATAGTTATCTGCCTGCTCTTGTGCCTTTTCTATCGAAATAAACAGCTCACCAATAAAGCTATCGAACTCTTCTAGCTCTGCTTGGAGTGCTTCTGGCATGTCAAAATCGGCATCAAAGCTAATCGTCTCTGGTTCATACTCTAAACTGACCACATCTGTTGGTGTATCTTTGCCCCGATAGTCTTGGTTTATTTTTTGAATTTCATCGTTCAAGACATAAGTAATCGCCATTTCCTTATGCTCAGGCAAATGGATGAAACTTGCTGCAAAATTCAAGAGCTTTATCGTATCTTGTTGCATATCATCAGAAACTTTTCCCGTGTTATCAGTCATTTCAATATACATGATCAAGCATTCCCTTTCAAATAATTCATAATAGCTGTACGGATGGCACCATGTTGCTGGTCATTATAAGCATAGGTTTCATCAACCCAATGAGATGCATCGTATAGCCAAACTGGTTTTTTTAATCTAGCTTCTATTTCCCATGTATATCTAGGAAAAATGTGTGCATGCAAAAATGCATCTGTATTGCCTAAAATATCATAGTTGATCCGAATACTATCTGTACTAGCCAGAATTGCATCCCCTATGCAAGACATATCGGTTAAAAAACTGCTACGTTCTGCTAACGTCAAGTCATTAAGAGAGGCAACTTCACGTTTAGGAAGTAGGACACAATAACCTGGTAAAAATTGCGTATCGCCAAAACAGGCAAATCCTGAGGCCATTTCAACCATAACTGTCGGATTTTCATGGGCTAATGCAGACGCTATCCGATTATTTTGCCAATCTACCATCAGACTTCTCCTATCTGCAGATCGTTACCGACCAGGTCATCAGCTTCATAGGCTTGTATAATTTCAGCTACGACTGGATGTCTCACGACATCTTTGGCAGAGAAATAAACAAAGGAAACTTGTTTAATTTTAGCCAGTTTATCCTTAGCATCAATCAAGCCTGACTTGGTCTTTCTTGGTAGGTCAATCTGACTAATATCGCCATTGATTACCATTTTTGAGTTGAAACCAAGCCTTGTTAAGAACATTTTCATCTGCATGGTGGTTGTATTTTGTGCCTCGTCTAAGATGACAAATGCATCATCTAATGTACGACCACGCATATAAGCGAGCGGCGCGATTTCTATAGTACCGCGTTCAAGCATCCGCTCCACTGTCACTTTACCTAAAACTTGGTGTAAGGCATCATAAATAGGTCTTAGATAAGGATCTACTTTTTCTTGTAGATCACCTGGTAAAAAGCCCAGACTTTCGCCAGCCTCAACTGCTGGTCTGGTCACAATAATTCGCTTGACTTGACCACGACGTAAAGCAGTTGTCGCTAGAACAACTGCTAAATAGGTCTTGCCTGTTCCAGCAGGACCAATACCAAAAGTAATATCATGATGCAAAATGTCGTCAACATAGATTTTTTGACCTAAGGTTTTGACACGAATTGGCTTACCATTACTATCCTTGGTAATCTCTTCTTCGTACAGTGCGATAAATTTATTAATCTCACCATTTTTTGCCATCGTGAAGGCAGTGACGACATCCGGTGTATTAACCGTCTGCCCTCGACTGATGAGTACTAATAATGCTTGTAAGATAAGTCTCGTCAGCTCATTTTTTTCATCTGAGTCAGAGACAACCTGAACTAGCTCACTACGAAAATGGATAGTAACGCCTAGCGCATCTTCCAAGTATTTCAGATGCTTTTCCTGTGCACCAAAAAGATTAGTACCATCATCAGGGTGATTTAATTTGATATCAAGCGTATTCAAATAAGGTCATCTTCTTTCTTATCATCTTTTGCTACTGCATCAAGTGCTGCCTTTTCACGTGCCAATCTCAATTTACGATTGGGATTAAACTTATCAAATAAAGCCGCAATTTTTTCAGGTGGCCATGCATCAGCAGATGCGATAAACTCACCTTCTTCACTTCGATTACCAATAATTTTAAATCCCATTAATCGCTCCAATCATCAAAAAACAACTGAATAGCTTACTTATCAAGTACTTACTAGTGTTTAGTCTACAAACTCAAATTCAAATTTGCCGATGCGAACAATATCACCATCTCTGGCACCACGGCTACGAAGATCTTCATCAATGCCCATACCACGTAACTGTCTAGCAAATTTAAAGACAGAGTCATCATGATCAAGATTTGTCATCATAAAGAGTTTCTCTAATTTCTCACCAGATAGTGTCCATGAGGCATCATCTTCACGTGAAATTTCGTAGTCCCGTGCACCTTCATCAAAGCCATAGTAAGCTTCTTGATCTTGACCAGCGAAATCTGCATCCTCATAAAGTGGAAATTCAGGTGTTTCACCAAGCAGCTCATTCGTTGCTTCTAGTAGATTCTGTAACCCTTGTCTTGACACCCCTGATACTGGGAAGACTTGTGGTTTATCTTCAAACTCATCATAATTCGCAGCTAATTTAGCCTGAAACTCGGCTAGATTTTCTGCTGCATCTGGCATATCCATTTTATTAGCAACGATAATCTGTGGTCGCTCCATCAAACGTAGGTTATAACCTTCTAACTCATCGTTAATCGCGACGTAATCATCATAGGGATCGCGACCTTCCATACCACTCATATCAATGACATGAAGGAGAACACGTGTCCGCTCAATATGGCGTAAGAACTGTGTCCCTAACCCAATACCTTGACTAGCACCCTCGATTAGGCCTGGCATATCAGCAACAACAAAGCTATCACCATCGCCAACTCTTACCATCCCGATATTAGGGACCAGTGTTGTAAAGTGATAAGCGCCAATCTTAGGACGTGCATTAGAAATGACACTTAATAACG
The DNA window shown above is from Lactococcus paracarnosus and carries:
- a CDS encoding lipoprotein — its product is MKKIVMVFGLLLVLSGCAANTKDKVEKSKSPQQTDKVQSSKKKDPVKTPESSAPKKDELVGKTFEIDGDKYHIDVLKEWQDLALEDGVSLRVGNNDESEGLMVFGLKKVNLESFSAFKDLVSSDFISSDDITVKTEEIEKKPFQTTRYQGETYIVPLVSEGVKVSSRYYFLETETDYVVVVSIAFPSFFEKNSDTMTSMLESFEAS
- the obgE gene encoding GTPase ObgE; this encodes MSMFLDTARIEVKAGKGGDGAVSFRREKYVPDGGPAGGDGGRGGDVIFIVDEGLRTLMDFRYNRHFKAKPGEKGMNKGMHGRGSEDLIVKVPQGTTVKEFETDKILVDLLAPGQTFTVAKGGRGGRGNIRFATPRNPAPEVAENGEPGEERTLVLELRVLADVGLVGFPSVGKSTLLSVISNARPKIGAYHFTTLVPNIGMVRVGDGDSFVVADMPGLIEGASQGIGLGTQFLRHIERTRVLLHVIDMSGMEGRDPYDDYVAINDELEGYNLRLMERPQIIVANKMDMPDAAENLAEFQAKLAANYDEFEDKPQVFPVSGVSRQGLQNLLEATNELLGETPEFPLYEDADFAGQDQEAYYGFDEGARDYEISREDDASWTLSGEKLEKLFMMTNLDHDDSVFKFARQLRGMGIDEDLRSRGARDGDIVRIGKFEFEFVD
- a CDS encoding TetR/AcrR family transcriptional regulator, with amino-acid sequence MKKKIDKEKIIHTTIALATKQGLLNVSLNDIAANLGIKTPSLYNHISGIEDLYGQLGIYSLDLLEKEVVQSVLGFSKHDALIRIANTYVTFAIQNPVLYHAIENPYLKNTPDISKAKEAIVLIIQSVLKVYNFTIEKEKK
- the ybeY gene encoding rRNA maturation RNase YbeY; this translates as MYIEMTDNTGKVSDDMQQDTIKLLNFAASFIHLPEHKEMAITYVLNDEIQKINQDYRGKDTPTDVVSLEYEPETISFDADFDMPEALQAELEEFDSFIGELFISIEKAQEQADNYAHSYEREMGFLAVHGFLHINGYDHMIEEEEKVMFALQEEILTAYGLTR
- a CDS encoding ComF family protein, whose product is MHHAIFHYNDFAKTYFKQYKFNGDFRLKAAFNQILRVNLKGQQIIPIPVSAERLQSRGFNQVTGFLSSANLPYLALLSKIETEHQSHKTRVARLSTDNPFRLNTPSKLPDSVLIFDDIYTTGTTLKHAIDIIKNAGCPRVSTFSLFR
- a CDS encoding MBL fold metallo-hydrolase; its protein translation is MKYTTYKSLYQLTAFSQLFPINAYIFEEQASLTVIDVGLNVFVKHIKKLARKLDKPVKFIILTHPHLDHIAGLDLLKKQFPEAKIVFSKRDTRLLNGDFSLDPSEFQGKIRGGFKEVETRPDIMVDEHDEIGSLKVINTPGHTPGSISLYNSSHKIIITGDAFQTKGGLAIAGDKRKFFPFPAFATWSKQTALQSAEKIAHLQIDCLATGHGKLLMNPDFKPAIKRLDNQISEEKN
- a CDS encoding HIT family protein, encoding MVDWQNNRIASALAHENPTVMVEMASGFACFGDTQFLPGYCVLLPKREVASLNDLTLAERSSFLTDMSCIGDAILASTDSIRINYDILGNTDAFLHAHIFPRYTWEIEARLKKPVWLYDASHWVDETYAYNDQQHGAIRTAIMNYLKGNA
- a CDS encoding DEAD/DEAH box helicase; amino-acid sequence: MENLFGRLLTQQELGPDMSLLPQDVTQFAGMAIAGKSVICKRCGTASSCQTVRLEIPAYFCPECLQLGRVRSDEFLYHLPQQPFPRIDALLWTGTLTPYQADISKQLVQAVDQKKQILVHAVTGAGKTEMIYAAISRSIASGGAVCIATPRTDVARELYMRLSKDFAVSISLLHADSPPYFRTPLVISTTHQLLRFKEAFDLLIIDEVDAFPFADNPALYYAAKHAQKTAATLVYLTATSTDTLDKHVSSGLLKRITLSRRFHGHPLVVPKPIFSYPEKIIYRHIQKQRKSGFPLLLFAPVIRFGQSFTAQLSKLFPHEKIGFVASTTENRSEIISQFREGELTILVSTTILERGVTFPKVDVFVLESQHRLFTASSLIQIAGRAGRSIERPTGLVYFFHNGLTKQMTRAISDICKMNRLGGFS
- a CDS encoding diacylglycerol kinase family protein; its protein translation is MALRDKQPEKKWKNQTVFASLEFALTGIITAFREERNLRKHAVSALVAMILGAVFHISKVDWLFLLLAIFLVIFAEIINSAIENVVDLASEYHFSMLAKNAKDMAAGAVLFISCFAVIVGLFIFLPKIWALIF
- a CDS encoding YigZ family protein; this encodes MNTTIKSDFIFEEEIKKSRFICQLKRVYSEAEARDFITSVKKQHHKANHNVSAFTIGDQQEIQRTSDDGEPSGTAGMPMLDILKKREIINVVAVVTRYFGGIKLGAGGLIRAYAGSVNHAIDAVGLVKIVEQTQLRLEMDYSLFDNVSRYLSSEGLTISDSVFTDKVKLTSFCDTDRMPSLVAGLTDQFHGQLTLIKGDKKLVEVDI
- a CDS encoding DNA/RNA non-specific endonuclease, with the protein product MLKTLKREVITPKPAHRKWQLLGMMSIILVAFALSSEHAGAKTKSKPSKPATVVQIVAKEEILPKLITYTTEKSPGPTENYYWENGPAQLSDFETLKTGESKFSADDKGRSSSTRAILTYEQYQASKGARQGKPLDPPNWPATNPKVAIRFSLTGKTYHGYQFNRSHSIADSLLGKAAYTSNYNFTTGTRTQNVGANQDGGMRYAEALVEKYWRSHKKTKSTVSYQTTPIYQESETVPRGSVVDIKSSDGKLNTEIVVINSAEGLSIDYQATSPVAPVTAPEAPSPANAQPEPTPTPDPTPAPEPVAPAAVPDTAYTVNGQWSLAAPGMVFISNTTKYYSQVTNPANYRYVPQSEADASGASRAARGNQYARP
- a CDS encoding TetR-like C-terminal domain-containing protein — translated: MLRSYLHGFASLYIADLFNIKTVDADESFDLGLDALLSGLGLD
- a CDS encoding PhoH family protein, producing MNTLDIKLNHPDDGTNLFGAQEKHLKYLEDALGVTIHFRSELVQVVSDSDEKNELTRLILQALLVLISRGQTVNTPDVVTAFTMAKNGEINKFIALYEEEITKDSNGKPIRVKTLGQKIYVDDILHHDITFGIGPAGTGKTYLAVVLATTALRRGQVKRIIVTRPAVEAGESLGFLPGDLQEKVDPYLRPIYDALHQVLGKVTVERMLERGTIEIAPLAYMRGRTLDDAFVILDEAQNTTTMQMKMFLTRLGFNSKMVINGDISQIDLPRKTKSGLIDAKDKLAKIKQVSFVYFSAKDVVRHPVVAEIIQAYEADDLVGNDLQIGEV
- a CDS encoding HIT family protein, encoding MTDCIFCKIIAGEIPAYKIYEDDDILAFLDITQTTKGHTLVIPKTHVRNVLDMTEDQAKTLFAKIPSIAANIKRKLGATGLNMLQNNEAIAGQTVFHAHVHLIPRYSSDDGFKASFTEHTLDLKAIQDSLI